One bacterium BMS3Abin08 genomic window, GGGATGAAGGGGAGATGAGGGACCTCCTTGAGTGGAGCGAATCAACAGACACGGGGCTTTATATGGAGATATCTCCTTCCTTTTCGCTATGGAGCAAGATCTGCCGCGAGCATGACCTGTGCCATGGAAGGGACTGCCGTTTTTATGACGGCTGCCCTTATCAGAGGGCAAAGGATCGGGAGCGGAAAAGCCGGATCCTCGTAACAAACCATCATCTCTTTTTTGCCCATATAGCCTCGGGCTGGAATGTCCTGCCGGGTTTTGAGACAGTGGTTTTTGATGAGGCTCACGAGGTGGAAAGGGTGGCGTCCGACTATCTTGGTGTAGAGGTTTCGAATACAAAGCTCAGATATCTCCTCGATTCAATACTCTCAAAGAAAAGGAAGGGGCTTCTGGCGAGGTTGAGCTGGCTTGATGATGGTAGGTTTTCGGGGATTGCTGCCATTGTTGAGCGGGTGAGGGGGCAGGGGGAGAGGTTCTTTGCTGATGTGGCGGTATGGCTCGGTCAGGACAAGGCGAAGAGGATCAGGAGCAAAGGACAGTTTGTGGACATAATAACCGAGCATCTCGATACGCTGAGGGCGGAGATTTACAAACTCTACGACGCTGCCCTGGATAAGGAAGAAAAAAAGGACATTCACGCCATTGAGGAGCGATGCAGGGTATTCATTGACTCGATGGAAACGGTGCTTGAACAGGGGCTTGAGGGATATGTCTACTGGACAGAGGTTGACGGGAGAAAAACGAGACTTTCGGCAACCCCGATAGAGCCCGGCGGGATACTGAGACCCCAGCTGTTTGAAGTAGTGTCACCGGTGATTCTGACCTCTGCCACCCTTTCCGTGAGGGGCTCTTTTTCGTATATCAAAGACAGGCTTGGCCTTGAAGAGGCGGATACCATGCTCCTTGAGTCGCCTTTTGCATTCAGGGAACAGATGCTTCTTTATCTCCCGGGGGGCCTCCCAATGCCGGGGGCGGATGATTATGATGAGGGTATTTACAGGGAAGTGGAGAGGATTTTAGGGCTTACGGGCGGCAGGACGCTTGTACTCTTCACAAATTATGCAATGCTGAACAGGGTATGCGGGTTGATGCGCCTCAAAGGGATAAGTGTCCTGAAGCAGGGGGAGGCGGACAGCTATACGCTGATCAACAGATTCAAGGCAGACGGCCATTCAGTGCTTTTCGGGACTTACACGTTCTGGCAGGGGGTGGACATACCGGGTGATGACCTCCAGTGTGTGGTGATAACAAAGCTTCCATTTTCCGTGCCCACTGATCCCGTTGTGGAGGCCAGGATGGAGGCCCTCTCTGAAGAAGGTAAGGATCCTTTCTATTCATTCCAGGTCCCGCAGGCGATAATCACCTTCAAACAGGGCTTCGGAAGGCTCATCCGCACTGCCCGTGACCACGGCATTGTGGCAGTACTTGACAGCAGGATAAAGAGAAGGGCCTATGGCAGGGCCTTCCTTGAGTCGATCCCCGAGGTTGAGATTGTGAGAGACATGGATACACTCAGGGAGAGGTTTGAGAAACAGAAGCTGAATTTTCAACCCGGTGAGGCCGTGAATGGCTGATAAAGGACGCGGGGAGATAATTTCCGTAGGTGGCGGCAAGGGCGGGGTAGGTAAGAGCATACAGGGTTCCCGAGGGGCAGACCCATATACTTGTGCGAAACCTCATTCAGCTTTGTTCCGACAAGATCGGGATAAGTATCAATCATATCGGTAACCTGCCCGAGACAAGGGAGGTATCACACTATCTGCTTAACATCCCCCGGTTCCTTGATACGGAAGTGGGCGGAAAGTATTTTAATGCCGTTGAAGGTTCTCTTTCAGGACTGCTGGGGGTTCCGGAGGAGACCCGTATTGAGCAGTGGTCGGGGATTGATTTTACCGACGATGAGATTGAAGAGTTGATCGGATTTATTGAAGGGCTTGATGAGGGTTTTTTACCGGGACAAACAGGGAGATCTGGAAACTCAGGTTGTTCTACAGGCCGGAAGAGGTGGTTGCCTTCCTCATCAGCAGAGGTGTCACGCACGAGTTGTTTTACAATTAATCAAATTTTCCTTGCATTGGCAAGCTCCGACCCTTGGTCGGAGAGCTTTACAGGGGATGATTCATGAGCCAGACTCTCAGCAGGTGAGATGGAGGGCGGCGACGGCCTTTCCGTCCCGGAGGTCGTTGTATTTCTTTACCGCTTCCGGGGTTTTCATCGGGATTACCCTGATCCCCATTTCCTCCAGTTCCCTGACAAGGGGGTCCGGGACCTTCATCTCACCGGAATAGCCCCTCCCGATAATCAGCACCCCGGGTTCATTCTTTATCACATCCAACAGGTCCTCCCTGTGCAGGAGGTGCCCCTCCTTCCGCCACCAGGGTGAAAAGACCTCCTCAGGAAAGATGATCACATCATTTGTATAGATTTTCCCGTTGATCACAATCCTCCCGAATGAATAATCATCAATTCTCATGATTTTCCCTCGATCAGTTCCATCAATTCAGCGTATGACAGGGACCTTACCCCAAGAGATTCAGCCTTCTTTAACTTGGAGCCCGGATTTTCTCCGACCAGGAGATAGTCCGTGCTGCCGGAGACTGAAGATGCAGCATGCCCGCCAAGGGATGATATGAGTTCTTCCACTTCCTTTCGCGGTCTCGGCAGTGTGCCGGTGATAACAAAGGTGAGTCCCTCAAGCGGCCTTCCCGCATGTTTTTCCGATTCGTAATCGGGATTGGAAACCCTTATGCCGAGCCTCTGCATTTCTTCAAGGGTCTCGATGTTTCCCCCGTCCCCGTCATTGAAGAAGTCTGATACGGAACGGGCAATCTTTTCACCCATCTGGCGTATAGACGAGATCTTCCCCGGGCCGACGTGATAGAGATCCTTGAGATCCCTGAAGTTTTTTGCAAGAAGCCTCGCTGCGTATTCACCTACATGGGGTATCCCGAGGGCATAGAGAAACCGCGCAAGGGTCGTTTCCTTGCTCTTTTCAATTGCATCAATGAGGTTTTCGGCGGACTTTTCTGCAAAGCGGGGAAGGGTGAGCAGGTCATCCTTTTTCAACTTGTATATGTCTATAAAATGTTTTATAAGCCCCTTTGAGAGAAGAAGTTCCACGTTCTTCTCACCAAGTCCCTCGATATCCATTGCACCCCGTGATGCAAAGTGCCGGATTCTCTCACGGGCCTGTGCCGGACAGTTGAGGCCCACACACCTGAGAGCTACCTCTCCCTCTTCACGGACAACCCTCGCCCCACATACAGGACACCTCTCCGGAACAGGGAAGGGTTTTTCACTCCCTGTCCGTTTTTCCTTGATAACCATAATTACATGGGGGATCACATCACCTGCACGTTCAACGATCACCCAATCCCCGACACGTATATCCTTTCTTTTTACTTCATCCCAGTTATGCAATGTCGATCTTGACACTGTAACTCCGCCTATCCTGACCGGCTTAAGGTGTGCAACAGGGGTTATTATGCCTGTGCGCCCTACACTGGGGATGATTTCCAGGACCCTTGTGGTTCCCTGATGTGCAGGAAACTTATATGCCGTTGCCCACCGCGGCTCCCTTGTCTTCAGGCCGAGCTTGCGCTGGAGATCGAAATCATTCACCTTTATAACCGCCCCATCCGTCTCGAAAGGCAGCATGCTTCGCTCCGATTCGATCTCCCTGATCGCCTCAATGACCCTATGGATCCCCCTTTCGAGCCTGACTCTCTCAGGGACGGGGAACCTCTTCTTCCTAAGCCATTGAATGAATTCCCATTGGCTTCTGAAGGTGCGGCCCGATATGGCGCCGACACCGTAACAGGCCAGATGCAGTGTTCTTGATGCAGTAACGGAGGGGTCGAGCTGACGGACCGAGCCGGCAGCGGCGTTTCTCGGGTTTGCAAAGAGGGCCTCTCCCTTCTTCTCCCGCTCCCTGTTCAGGGTCTCAAAGTCGTCGATGTTCATGTAGATCTCACCCCTGATGTCTATATACTCCGGGATATCCCCGTCGCCTTCGATGCGGAGAGGGATTGATTTTATGGTTCTGATATTCTGTGTTACATCCTCCCCCACGTATCCGTCTCCACGGGTTGATGCCTGTACGAGTATTGCCCTGCGGTATGTGAGTTCTATTGCAAGGCCGTCATATTTGGGTTCAACGGTGTATTCAATCTCTTCCTCTGTTTTGAGATAGCGTCTGACCCTACGGTCGAACTCGATTACTTCTTCGTGGGAAAAGGCATTGTCAAGGGACAGCATGGGTTCCTTGTGCCTTACCTTGACAAACTTCTCAAGCGGGGGCGCCCCGACCCTCTGCGTTGGTGAATCCGGCAGGATATAGTTGGTTTTTTCTTCGAGTTCTTTCAGCTTCAGGTAAAGACGATCGTATTCCTCGTCGGATATTACCGGTGAGTCGAGGACGTAATAACGGTAGCAGTGGTAATTGAGATCCCTGACTAAACGCTCGATCTCCTCCTTGAGATCATCGGGAACATCCATCGGTGTTAATCCTCCAGTGTAAGATGGCCATGTAGAAACATTACAATGCACCTTGCCGAAACCCCCGACCTATGGTCGGAGATGAAGGCAGGGAATGTAATTAGTGTCTGTGTATAAACTGCTGTTTTTAATTCCTGTCATGCCCGAAGTCTGTAGTCGGGTATCCAGAACTTATTGATAAAGACTGGATTCCGGCTTAAGGACTGCCGGAATGACAGATAGAAAGACTGACTTTATACACAGACACTAATTAGGCCTGTGTATAAAGTCGAACAGTTGTCTTTTTTCCGTCATTCCGGCTTGTCCGGAATCGTTCAAGGCGCATAGCGCATAGCGGTCGTTATTTCGTCATTCCCCAGAAAGCGTTCGGGATTGCGGGAATGACAAATAACTGTAATTTATACACATACTCTAACTTAACGCCGCTTTTGTTTTGTTTCTTTTAAGAGAGATAACCCGAATTTGAAAAAGACTATGGCGAAAACAATGGATAACAGGCTTAACAGGGCTGCCTTCGTCGATCCCTTGCTCAGCCCTGCCAGAAGAAGCGGGAATCCAAATACCAGGAGACTTATGGCAAGGACAAAAAGCAGGGTCGATACTATCTTGATATGTATTTTTTTCATCTGAAACAATCCGGGAGTTTCTACTTTCAAAAGATACCGTTCTATTTTACCTGAATCAGTTGCTGAGGTAAAGGGTGTAACGGGGAGGGATTTGAATGTTAGTTGAGAAGAGCCCTCCAGCCCTGTTTAACCCATGTCTCCATACCCTCTTCGGGATGCACATATTTTTCTGTCAATCCATGAAGAGGGCAGATGGATAATGGCTTTTCGTCTCATTCTCGTTCCGACATCAAGTCGGGACTCCGAGGCAGGCAATCGGCTTCACCCCCCCTGTGAAGCCGATTGCCTGGAAACCGCTCAAAGCCATTACCCATCTGCCCTCAACTTGACCTGCGAGTCAAAGGGCAGGTTTGGAGCTTTGGGCGTCGTTGTTTACCTTCTCCAATCATTGTTGCTATACTATCATTCATTCATTTGCCTTTAAAGCTAACTTTTTGACAGTTAAAGGAGAAAATATCATGATTAAAAGGATTTTCTCGAAATTCCTTGTTGTTATGCTCCTGCTCTCTATGATTTCCCCTGTTGTTGTAAGGGATTCTTATGCTCAGGGGTCTCCGATAGTGAATTCCATCGAGATAAGAGGGGTGAAGAGGATTGAAGAAGGTGCAGTGAGAAACAGGATATCCCAGAAGATAGGAGAACCGCTATCGAGGGAAAAGCTGGCAGAGGATATTAAGAAAATATACAGTATGGGGTATTTTAAGGATGTTAAGGTGGAGACCGAATTTTTCGAGGGCGGGTTAAGACTTATCTATGTGGTTAAAGAGAAGCCCACCATTGTGAGGGTCGGGTTTGACGGGAACAGGGAGTTTGATGACGAAAAGCTGAGAGAAAAGATTACCATCACCCCCGGGGCGATATCGGATGTTACCCTGATACAGGATAACGTTAACAAGTTAAGGGCCTTTTATGAATCCGAAGGATACTGGCACGCCGGGATTGTGCCTGTTGTAAGGAATATAACCGACGCCGAGGTGAGCCTTTCCTTTTTGATAAAAGAGGGTGAAAAGGTGAGGATCAAGTCCATAGATATTGTCGGCAACGAGGCCATCTCGGACAGAAGGATCAAGAAGGTGATGAAGACCGGCAGTTGGTGGATTTTTTCCTTTATCACGAAGACCGGATATTACGAGAAGACAGAGATGGCTGCTGATCTGGAGCGGATCAGGAACCTTTATTACGACAACGGGTATCTCAATGTTATCGTGTCGGACCCGGAGATAAGCCTCTCCGACGACGGCAAAAAGATGACCATAACCATCCGCATCTCAGAGGGTCCCCGGTACAGGGTTGCCGGCATCAGGTTTAAAGGGGAGAAGGCCACGGAAGAGAAAAAACTCAGGGATCTCCTTCCTCTCAAAAAGGGTGACGTGTTCAGCAAAAAGAAACTCACCGATGGGATCAGGAATATTACCGTGCATTATGCCGAACATGGATATGCGATGGCATCGGTTGAGCCCGATGTTGTAACGGATGCAAAGAACAAGACCGTGGATGTCGTTCTGAATATTGATCCGGGCGAGATTTTCCATATCGGCCGTATTGAGATTATCGGTAATACCAAGACGGAGGATAAGGTTATCAGGAGGGAAGTAAGGCTTAACGAGGGCGATATGTTCAACAGCAAGCTCCTCAAGAGGAGCTACGAAAGGATCAATAACCTGAATTACTTTGAGAAGGTTGACCTTGTGCCCAAGCCACACTTTAAGGAGAAGACTATAGACATAGATATCAAGGTCAAAGAGAAGGCTACCGGGTTTCTTAGTATCGGAGGCGGATACAGTACCGTTGACAAGCTTGTGGGTTTGGTTGACCTTACCCAGGCTAATCTCTTCGGAACCGGAAGGTATGTCAAGATAAAGGCTGAACTCGGAGGCAGTTCGAGTTTTTATGAGTTGTCCTACCGCGACCCGTGGTTTCTGGATAAACCCATCTCATTGACGTTGAGCGCTTACAATACAACGAGGGACTTTATTGCATATGACCGAAAGGCCACAGGAGCTTCGATAGGCTTCGGTAAGAGGTTTGGAGAGTACTGGTCTGCGGGGCTTACATACAGGTTTGAGAAAGCGACCATATCCAACGTTGCCGACGGTGCTTCAAATATAATAGTGGACCAGATCGGGTCGAAGACGACAAGCAGTATAACCGGCACTGGAACAAGGGACAGCCGGGACAATTTCATCGATCCGTCCCGTGGATCAAGAAACTCCCTGACGGTTACATACGCAGGTATAGCCGGTGACAATTACTATTTAAAGGGGTTGATTGATTCCGGGTGGTTCTTCCCTATAGGAAGGACAACCGTATCGCTGCGCTGCAGGATAGGTTATGCAACGGCCCTGTTTAACAGGCAGTATCCCCTTTATGAACGTTTCTACGTGGGAGGGATGTATACGGTAAGGGGCCTGGGGTTTGGAGAGGCCGGGCCACGTGATGAGAACGGGGATGTGATCGGAGGAATGTCGGAACTGGTTCTGAATGCAGAGTATATCTTTCCCCTCTTTGAAGAGGCAAAACTCAAGGGTGTGGTGTTTTTTGATGCGGGCCGTGCTTATGATGATTCCGAGACCTTCGGCAGTGATCTCAGGTACACCACCGGCGCCGGCATAAGGTGGCTTTCGCCCTTTGGGCCGATAAGGATCGAGTATGGCTTTAACCTTGACAGGCGTGAAGATGAAAATGCGGGCAAGATAGAGTTTGCCTTTGGAAGCATCTTTTAGGAGGTCTGTTGAATAAGGGAATTGTGTGGTTTCCGGGAGACCGGAAACACCGCAAGACAGACTCTCGACAGGCTGCTGAAAAACTGATGAACCGTGCGCCGTGTCATGCCGGATCCCGGGTTGGAGTTTGTGTGTAAGTTGCGATTCTTTGTCATTCCCGAAGAAGGATTCCGGACAAGCCGGAATAACAGAATAACGAACGCTATGCGCTATGCCCTATGCGCCTTGAACGATTCCCCGAACGTTTTCGGGGAATGACGGAAAAACGACGACTTTTCGACTTTGTACACAGACTCGAATCAAGCGGGGACATTCAGGAGAACCCATAAGGAAGAGACACTTAAACAATACCCCGGGAGTTTTCGGGGCACATGGCATCAGGGCCTGCCCTGAACTCAGTTCAGGGGTGACAACTAACGGCTTTTTTTCAGCGGTATGTTGAAAAAAGGACGTTTAAATTTAACCCTTTTCAACAATGAAATGGGTAAAAACCCGGAAAATATTAAGGAGGATAAGATGAAAAAGGCAGCAGGTATCTCATTGTTTTTCTTGCTCTTCGGCGCGTTATTCCTTGGTTCAGTCGCGTATGGCGCGGATTTGAAGGTCGGTTATGTTGACATGCAGAGGGCTTTGAACGAATCGGGAATCGGGAAGAAGGCCAAGGCAGACCTTGAAAGCCTGATAAAGTCAAAACAGACGGTGATTGATGAAAAGGGCAAGGAGGTGGAGGCCTTCAGGAAGGAACTGGACAAGCAGGGAACAATTCTTTCCGATGAGGCACGCAAGACCAAGCAGGATGAACTCGACAGGAAGATGAGGGATTACAAGAGACTCGTTCAGGATGCCCAGGCAGAGGTGAAGAAAAAGGAGAATGAATTGACCGGGCAGATTCTGCTGGAGATAAAAAATATCGTAAAGGAGATAGGCAAAAAAGAGAACTACACCTTAATACTGGAGAATTTTCAAGAGGTTCTGCTATATGTTGATAAGCGGATTGACCTTACTGACAAGGTTATCAAGATACTCAGCGAGAAGATGAAAGCGAAGAAATGAGACTCGGTGAACTTGCATCGAAAATAGGGGGGGAATTAATAGGTGCCCCTGACCTGGAAATCCGGGGGGTTGCGGGTCTGGACAGTGCAGGTGACGGGGACCTCACTTTTATCAAGGATGCGAGGATGTCTCAACGAGTTGTTGATTCCGGGGCGGCTGCGGTTATCGTGCCGGAGTACATGGAAGGGTTAGGTGTTGCACAGATTGTTTCCAAGAATCCCCTGCTTGCATTCTCCCGGGTGCTGGAACTGTTTTATGTTGCAAGGCATGAGCCCCTTGGAGTTATGAACGGCGCTTATGTCTCGGAGAAGGCGAGGATTGGGCGTGGAGTGACTGTATATCCGTTATCCTATATCTGCGGGGATGCGGAGATCGGAGATAATTCGGTTATATTCCCAGGTGTATATATAGGAAAGGGGAGCAGGGTGGGTGATGACTGCCTGGTTTATCCTGGTGTCACCGTAATGGATGGTGTCGAGATTGGTAGCAGGGTTGTAATTCATCCAAACTCGGTGATCGGTTCAGACGGGTTCGGTTATGTACGGGATGGGGACAGGCACCATAAGATCCCCCAGGTGGGCGGAGTCATTATCGGTGACGATGTCGAGATAGGCGCCTGTGTTACTATTGACAGGGCCACAACCGGCAACACCGTAATAGGCGAGGGCACAAAGATCGACAACCTCGTTCAGATTGCACATAATGTGACTATCGGAAGGCATTCAATCATAGTCTCACAGGTAGGGATTGCGGGGAGCACAAAGATAGGGGATTATGTAACCCTTGCCGGACAGGTCGGTGTTTCCGACCACTCGGAAATAGAGTCCCATACCGTTGTGGGGGCAATGTCCGGTGTTCTCGGCAAGTTGAAGAGGGGTGTTTACCTGGGTGTCCCTGTAAGGCCGCACAGGGAGTTCCTGAGGTTGCAGGGGCTGATTAACCGTCTGCCCGATATCGTGAAGGAAGTCAAGAAACTCAGGCAGGAGATCGAGGTGTTGAAGGGAGAGGCTTCCGGATCGGAAAAATAACCGTTGTACGGGAGGTAAGAGATGATGGATGTAAAGGAAATCATGGAGTGTCTGCCCCACCGGTACCCTTTCCTCCTCGTTGACCGGGTGGTTGAGATTGAAAAAGATGAAAGGGCTGTGGGGATTAAGAATGTAACAATAAACGAACCGTTTTTTCAGGGGCACTTCCCGGGAAACCCCATAATGCCGGGTGTGCTTATCATTGAGGCCATGGCCCAGGTTTCCGGTACCCTGGCTGTAGTATCCGGCGTTACCGGCAAGAGCACCATATTCCTCGGTATCGAGAAGGCGAAATTCAGAAAACCGGTGGTGCCCGGCGACCAGTTGCGTATAGAGGTGAATGTGCTCAGACATAGACGGTCTATATGGAAGTTTTCCGGTAACGCCTTTGTGGGAGACGTCCTCGTTGCCGAGGCGGAGTTTACGGCAATGATTACCGACAGGGAGATACACTAATGGCTGATATTCATGGGACAGCGATAATCAGAGAAGGCGCAGAGATCGATGAGGATGTAACCGTGGGCCCTTTCTGTATTGTTGCTGAGAAGGTCAGGATCAGGAAGGGAACACGTATCAGGAATAATGTCGTTATAGAGGGTGATACGGAGATTGGTGAGGGGTGTTCCATCTATCCCTTTACAAGCATCGGTCTCCCTCCGCAGGATCTCAAGTACGGGGATGAACCGACGGGAGTCAGGATAGGGAAGGGTAATATTATCCGGGAATACATCACCATACACCGGGGATCGGTGGGTGGTGACGGCATGACCGAGATAGGGGAGAATAACTTCTTCATGGCGTATGCCCACATCGCCCATGATTGCAAGATCGGCAGTAACACGATTATGGCAAATGCCGCCACCCTGGGCGGACATGTCCATGTGGAGGATCATGCGGTTATCAGCGGCCTTGCCGCCGTTCACCAGTTTGCGCGGGTAGGCGCCTATGCAATGGTGAGCGGATTAAGCGGTGTTATACAGGATGTGCCGCCTTACACCCTGGCCTCGGGGCCAAGGGTGAAGCTCTATGGGTTGAACATTGTCGGGCTTAAAAGAAATGGTTTTTCCGATGAGACGGTATCCGAACTCAAAAAGGCCTACAGGATCCTCTTCAGGGAGAAACTGAGCCTTAAGGAGGCGATCAAGAAGGTTCAGGCCGAACTTCCCTATACCGATGAAATAGCATACCTGATAGAATTCATCAACAAAAACAGGCGGGGCATCTGCAGGCCCGCCGGGAATGCCCCTGAGGGGGAATAGATGGTCCGGTATTTTTTTCATGAGTAAGCTGGGTATCATAGCCGGCAAGGGTAATTTGCCCCTTGTCCTCTCAGAGGAGGCCCGCAGACGGGGTTATCATGTTATAATGATAGTACTGAAGCCCGTTGCCGAGTTTGACGGCTCTGCAGCGGATGAGGTGATCAGTGTTAATGTGGGGAGGCTTGGTGAGCTTATAAGAGTCCTTAAGGAGAGGGGTGTTAAAGAGGCGGTGATGGCCGGTAAGGTAACAAAGGAACTTGCCTACAGGGGAAATGTCATCCCTGATATGAAGGCAATCAAGCTCATCTTCAGTCTTAAGGACAGGCGGGATGATACAATCCTGCAGGCATTCACCGATGTGCTCTGTAAAGAGGGCATAAAGATACTCAATACAACCGAGTTCGCAGCGGGGCTGTTAATGCCCCCGGGTATACTGACAAGGCGCAGACCCACCGGGGCTGAAGAGCGGGATATGGAGTTTGGATTCAGGATGGCCAGGGAGATAGGCAGGCTTGATATCGGACAGACCGTGGTTGTAAAAAACAGGGCAGTGATGGCCGTTGAGGCCATCGAGGGAACGGATGAGGCGATCAGGCGCGGAGGACGGCTTGCCGGTGAAGGGGCCGTTGTGGTTAAGGTATGCAAGCCCCGGCAGGATTTGAGGTTCGATGTCCCCGTTGTCGGGCCCGATACCCTCAAGGCCATGGTGGATGCGAGGGCCTCTGTCCTTGCCGTAGAGTCCGGGAAGGTGATTATGCTCCAGAGGGGGAATCTCGTTTCCGCTGCCGACGGGGCAGGTGTGGCAATCGTGGGATTTACGGAGGGGGGTAAAACAGGTTGAGACGTAAACACCGGCCGGCATCCTGAAATTCATCCGCCGGTCTCCCGGTCCGGACAAACCCCTTCCTTCCGATCCCCGCATTAAATAGAGTCTGTGTATAAAATACAGTCATTTGTCATTCCCGAGAAACGATTCCGGGCAAGCCGGAATGACAGGAAAACGACAACTACATGTATTTGTCATTCCCGCAAGTGAAGCGCGTCGGGAATCCTTCTCAAGTAACGATTCCCCGTACGCTTTCGGGGAATGACGGAAAAACGACAACTATTCGACTTTATACACAGGCAC contains:
- the ligA gene encoding DNA ligase, giving the protein MDVPDDLKEEIERLVRDLNYHCYRYYVLDSPVISDEEYDRLYLKLKELEEKTNYILPDSPTQRVGAPPLEKFVKVRHKEPMLSLDNAFSHEEVIEFDRRVRRYLKTEEEIEYTVEPKYDGLAIELTYRRAILVQASTRGDGYVGEDVTQNIRTIKSIPLRIEGDGDIPEYIDIRGEIYMNIDDFETLNREREKKGEALFANPRNAAAGSVRQLDPSVTASRTLHLACYGVGAISGRTFRSQWEFIQWLRKKRFPVPERVRLERGIHRVIEAIREIESERSMLPFETDGAVIKVNDFDLQRKLGLKTREPRWATAYKFPAHQGTTRVLEIIPSVGRTGIITPVAHLKPVRIGGVTVSRSTLHNWDEVKRKDIRVGDWVIVERAGDVIPHVIMVIKEKRTGSEKPFPVPERCPVCGARVVREEGEVALRCVGLNCPAQARERIRHFASRGAMDIEGLGEKNVELLLSKGLIKHFIDIYKLKKDDLLTLPRFAEKSAENLIDAIEKSKETTLARFLYALGIPHVGEYAARLLAKNFRDLKDLYHVGPGKISSIRQMGEKIARSVSDFFNDGDGGNIETLEEMQRLGIRVSNPDYESEKHAGRPLEGLTFVITGTLPRPRKEVEELISSLGGHAASSVSGSTDYLLVGENPGSKLKKAESLGVRSLSYAELMELIEGKS
- the dinG gene encoding putative ATP-dependent helicase DinG, with amino-acid sequence MIEELTGYFGTGGRLSSCLDGYEYRPEQHEMAEKVLSALRGENHLIVEAGTGVGKSLAYLIPLIEHVSGGSAGRAVVSTYTKALQRQLVEKDLPFLKENLFPDIGFALCLGSENYLCLRRLDISRQHGLFDPGDEGEMRDLLEWSESTDTGLYMEISPSFSLWSKICREHDLCHGRDCRFYDGCPYQRAKDRERKSRILVTNHHLFFAHIASGWNVLPGFETVVFDEAHEVERVASDYLGVEVSNTKLRYLLDSILSKKRKGLLARLSWLDDGRFSGIAAIVERVRGQGERFFADVAVWLGQDKAKRIRSKGQFVDIITEHLDTLRAEIYKLYDAALDKEEKKDIHAIEERCRVFIDSMETVLEQGLEGYVYWTEVDGRKTRLSATPIEPGGILRPQLFEVVSPVILTSATLSVRGSFSYIKDRLGLEEADTMLLESPFAFREQMLLYLPGGLPMPGADDYDEGIYREVERILGLTGGRTLVLFTNYAMLNRVCGLMRLKGISVLKQGEADSYTLINRFKADGHSVLFGTYTFWQGVDIPGDDLQCVVITKLPFSVPTDPVVEARMEALSEEGKDPFYSFQVPQAIITFKQGFGRLIRTARDHGIVAVLDSRIKRRAYGRAFLESIPEVEIVRDMDTLRERFEKQKLNFQPGEAVNG
- the lpxD gene encoding UDP-3-O-acylglucosamine N-acyltransferase; translated protein: MRLGELASKIGGELIGAPDLEIRGVAGLDSAGDGDLTFIKDARMSQRVVDSGAAAVIVPEYMEGLGVAQIVSKNPLLAFSRVLELFYVARHEPLGVMNGAYVSEKARIGRGVTVYPLSYICGDAEIGDNSVIFPGVYIGKGSRVGDDCLVYPGVTVMDGVEIGSRVVIHPNSVIGSDGFGYVRDGDRHHKIPQVGGVIIGDDVEIGACVTIDRATTGNTVIGEGTKIDNLVQIAHNVTIGRHSIIVSQVGIAGSTKIGDYVTLAGQVGVSDHSEIESHTVVGAMSGVLGKLKRGVYLGVPVRPHREFLRLQGLINRLPDIVKEVKKLRQEIEVLKGEASGSEK
- the fabZ gene encoding 3-hydroxyacyl-[acyl-carrier-protein] dehydratase FabZ, coding for MMDVKEIMECLPHRYPFLLVDRVVEIEKDERAVGIKNVTINEPFFQGHFPGNPIMPGVLIIEAMAQVSGTLAVVSGVTGKSTIFLGIEKAKFRKPVVPGDQLRIEVNVLRHRRSIWKFSGNAFVGDVLVAEAEFTAMITDREIH
- a CDS encoding periplasmic chaperone, with the protein product MKKAAGISLFFLLFGALFLGSVAYGADLKVGYVDMQRALNESGIGKKAKADLESLIKSKQTVIDEKGKEVEAFRKELDKQGTILSDEARKTKQDELDRKMRDYKRLVQDAQAEVKKKENELTGQILLEIKNIVKEIGKKENYTLILENFQEVLLYVDKRIDLTDKVIKILSEKMKAKK
- the bamA_1 gene encoding outer membrane protein assembly factor BamA precursor, with the translated sequence MIKRIFSKFLVVMLLLSMISPVVVRDSYAQGSPIVNSIEIRGVKRIEEGAVRNRISQKIGEPLSREKLAEDIKKIYSMGYFKDVKVETEFFEGGLRLIYVVKEKPTIVRVGFDGNREFDDEKLREKITITPGAISDVTLIQDNVNKLRAFYESEGYWHAGIVPVVRNITDAEVSLSFLIKEGEKVRIKSIDIVGNEAISDRRIKKVMKTGSWWIFSFITKTGYYEKTEMAADLERIRNLYYDNGYLNVIVSDPEISLSDDGKKMTITIRISEGPRYRVAGIRFKGEKATEEKKLRDLLPLKKGDVFSKKKLTDGIRNITVHYAEHGYAMASVEPDVVTDAKNKTVDVVLNIDPGEIFHIGRIEIIGNTKTEDKVIRREVRLNEGDMFNSKLLKRSYERINNLNYFEKVDLVPKPHFKEKTIDIDIKVKEKATGFLSIGGGYSTVDKLVGLVDLTQANLFGTGRYVKIKAELGGSSSFYELSYRDPWFLDKPISLTLSAYNTTRDFIAYDRKATGASIGFGKRFGEYWSAGLTYRFEKATISNVADGASNIIVDQIGSKTTSSITGTGTRDSRDNFIDPSRGSRNSLTVTYAGIAGDNYYLKGLIDSGWFFPIGRTTVSLRCRIGYATALFNRQYPLYERFYVGGMYTVRGLGFGEAGPRDENGDVIGGMSELVLNAEYIFPLFEEAKLKGVVFFDAGRAYDDSETFGSDLRYTTGAGIRWLSPFGPIRIEYGFNLDRREDENAGKIEFAFGSIF
- the lpxA gene encoding acyl-[acyl-carrier-protein]--UDP-N-acetylglucosamine O-acyltransferase, encoding MADIHGTAIIREGAEIDEDVTVGPFCIVAEKVRIRKGTRIRNNVVIEGDTEIGEGCSIYPFTSIGLPPQDLKYGDEPTGVRIGKGNIIREYITIHRGSVGGDGMTEIGENNFFMAYAHIAHDCKIGSNTIMANAATLGGHVHVEDHAVISGLAAVHQFARVGAYAMVSGLSGVIQDVPPYTLASGPRVKLYGLNIVGLKRNGFSDETVSELKKAYRILFREKLSLKEAIKKVQAELPYTDEIAYLIEFINKNRRGICRPAGNAPEGE